From Thunnus albacares chromosome 22, fThuAlb1.1, whole genome shotgun sequence, the proteins below share one genomic window:
- the LOC122973729 gene encoding dynactin subunit 1-like isoform X3, translated as MSSGGTIESGKPPKIGSVVEVTGKGQRGTVAYIGATLFASGKWVGVILDEAKGKNDGTVQGKRYFTCEENHGIFVRQSQIQVVEDGSTATSPDIPESGTTKTLRQKDIPETPKTTKQIPSSVKKSSTRRSAKWSTPSRLTPATSLPSLLVRSAGRPSLSLRASRESLSSSLSGDVSEAGLPSHQGALGAPVVPQPSGSPAAVATPGPAAQSKEEESLRAQVKDLEEKLETLKMKRTEDKAKLKELEKHKIQLEQLQEWKTKMQEQQTDLQKQLKEAKKEAREAQEAKDRYMEEMSDTADAIEMATLDKEMAEERAESLQVEVDSLKEKVEELSMDLEILRHEISEKGSDGAASSYHVKQLEEQNGRLKEALVRMRDLSASEKQEHVKLQKQMEKKNTELETLRTQKEKLQEEVKQGEATIDELKEQVDAALGSEEMVETLTERNLDLEEKVRELRETVTDLEAINEMNDELQENCRETEMELREQLDLSAAKVREAEKRVEAAQETVADYQQTISKYRELTSSLQEANRELISQQNANAEQVQQPPAELFDFKIKFAETKAYAKAIEMELRKMEVAQSNRQVSLLTSFMPDSFLRHGGDHDCILVLLLIPRLICKAELISKQAQEKFNLNGNLAQGTGLRGPPGEQRSFASGLVYSLSLLQATLHKYEQALSSCSVEVFKRMGTLYSEMSFHERSLDYFIDLLHKDQLDETVQVEPLTKAIKYYQQLYSIHLADHTEDCTVQLGDHIKFTQSALDCMGVEVARLRAFLTAGQESSGLAVLLKDLDTSCSDIRQFCKKIRRRMPGTDVVGVPAALNFAPQVSETLTECRRQLTRVVAVLQEVAAAGAQMVAPLAEQEGLNALKLEDIACKAVEQVYGSHGLNGPECLRQSCCSVIATMNKMATAMQEGEYDADKPQGKTPPVETRAATVRAEMTDAEGLGVKLEDRETVIKELKKSLKIKGEELSEASVRLSLLEKKLDTSTKDADERVEKIQTKLDENLALLKKKEKEFEETMDALQADIDQLEAEKAELKQRINNQSKMTIEGLRGSPASGIASIVQGSAGGLPPSLAGPVQVVDSPLLRQQVEAQRLGIKHLKNENNRLKAEKMRAQLASLPPLCPPKLPQVSKESSVPPEGLNTGIYRRTDQLLATLLKLSSEVKVVDITGKTTVSASAQLLEQTARLQNLSDALDKLKGEVAEHVVSYQPGAKASSDFATFPVSSFVKAKEEKQGGTVFVGRVAIPCTHGQEQVHRLVLSQQQLHKVHRLLMA; from the exons ATGAGCAGCGGAGGAACCATAGAGAGTGGTAAACCTCCAAAG ATTGGCTCGGTAGTGGAGGTGACAGGAAAGGGTCAGCGTGGTACTGTTGCCTACATCGGTGCTACCCTCTTTGCCTCCGGGAAATGGGTGGGTGTCATACTGGATGAGGCCAAAGGCAAGAACGATGGCACCGTACAGGGGAAACGCTACTTCACCTGTGAGGAAAATCATGGGATATTTGTCAGACAGTCCCAG ATCCAGGTGGTGGAAGACGGCTCCACTGCTACCTCACCAGATATTCCTGAGTCTGGCACTACCAAGACACTCAGACAAAAAG ACATTCCCGAGACTCCTAAAACAACCAAACAG ATACCGTCGAGTGTTAAGAAg TCCTCTACCCGCCGCTCTGCCAAG TGGAGCACGCCAAGTCGCCTCACCCCCGccacctccctcccctccctcttgGTACGTTCCGCCGGCCGCCCCAGCCTGTCGCTCAGG GCGTCTCGTGAGAGTCTGTCGTCCTCTCTGTCCGGTGATGTCAGTGAGGCGGGCCTGCCCTCCCACCAGGGTGCACTGGGGGCCCCTGTCGTGCCTCAGCCCAGCGGGTCGCCGGCAGCAGTGGCAACCCCGGGCCCTGCTGCTCAAAGCAAG GAAGAGGAGTCACTGCGAGCCCAGGTCAAGGACTTGGAGGAGAAGCTGGAGACGCTGAAGATGAAGCGGACTGAGGATAAAGCCAAACTAAAGGAACTCGAGAAACACAAGATCCAGCTGGAGCAACTTCAGGAGTGGAAGACCAAAATGCAGGAGCAGCAGACCGATCTGCAAAAACAACTCAAGGAGGCCAAGAAG gAAGCACGTGAGGCACAGGAGGCCAAGGACCGCTACATGGAAGAGATGTCAGACACTGCAGACGCCATCGAGATGGCCACACTGGACAAAGAGATGGCTGAAGAACGGGCCGAGTCACTGCAAGTGGAGGTGGACTCATTGAAGGAGAAAGTGGAGGAGCTCTCCATGGACCTGGAGATCCTTAGACATGAGATATCAGAGAAAG GATCAGATGGAGCCGCCTCAAGTTACCATGTCAAACAGCTGGAGGAGCAGAATGGCAGACTTAAGGAGGCTTTGGTCAG GATGCGTGACCTGTCTGCATCAGAGAAACAGGAGCATGTGAAGCTGCAGAAGCAGATGGAGAAGAAGAACACTGAGCTGGAGACTCTGAGGACCCAGAAGGAAAAACTGCAGGAGGAGGTTAAGCAAGGGGAGGCCACAATCGATGAACTGAAAGAGCAG GTGGATGCAGCTCTGGGGTCAGAAGAGATGGTGGAGACCCTGACAGAGAGGAACCTCGACCTGGAGGAGAAAGTCAGAGAGCTGAGAGAAACTGTGACTGATTTG GAGGCGATCAACGAGATGAATGATGAGCTCCAGGAGAACTGCAGGGAGACGGAAATGGAGCTGAGGGAGCAGTTGGACTTGAGTGCAGCGAAGGtcagagaggcagaaaaaagagTGGAGGCCGCACAGGAGACTGTAGCTGATTACCAGCAGACCATCAGCAAATACAGAGAGCTCACCAGCAGCCTACAG gagGCCAACAGAGAGCTGATCAGCCAGCAGAACGCCAACGCTGAACAGGTTCAGCAACCTCCTGCAGAGCTGTTTGACTTCAAGATCAAGTTTGCAGAGACCAAGGCTTATGCCAAG GCCATTGAGATGGAGCTGAGGAAAATGGAAGTGGCTCAGTCGAACAGACAGGTATCCCTCCTCACCTCCTTCATGCCAGACTCCTTCCTCCGTCACGGCGGAGACCACGACTGCATACTGGTGCTCCTGCTCATCCCTAGGCTCATTTGCAAG GCTGAGCTGATTAGTAAACAGGCCCAGGAGAAGTTTAACTTAAACGGGAACCTGGCCCAGGGGACTGGGCTCAGGGGACCTCCAGGAGAACAACGCAGCTTTGCCTCAGGGCTGGTGTACTCCCTCAGCCTGCTGCAGGCCACCCTGCACAAATATGAACA GGCTCTGAGTTCCTGCAGCGTAGAGGTTTTTAAGCGCATGGGCACACTCTACTCTGAAATGAGCTTCCATGAGCGCTCTCTGGACTATTTCATCGACCTGCTGCATAAAGACCAGCTGGATGAGACTGTTCAGGTGGAACCCCTGACTAAGGCCATCAAGTACTACcag CAACTGTACAGCATCCATCTGGCAGATCACACTGAAGATTGCACAGTGCAGCTGGGTGACCACATTAAG TTTACCCAGAGTGCCCTGGACTGTATGGGAGTGGAGGTCGCTCGTCTGCGGGCGTTCCTGACTGCAGGTCAGGAGAGCTCTGGCCTCGCTGTGCTTCTGAAGGACCTTGACACTTCCTGCTCTGATATCAGGCAGTTCTGTAAGAAGATCCGCCGCCGCATGCCTGGAACAGATGTAGTTGGGGTACCAGCGGCTCTCAATTTCGCACCACAG GTGTCTGAGACTCTGACGGAGTGCAGACGGCAGCTGACCCGCGTGGTGGCAGTGCTGCAGGAGGTGGCTGCAGCTGGAGCTCAGATGGTGGCCCCGCTGGCTGAACAGGAGGGGCTCAATGCTCTCAAACTAGAGGATATTGCCTGCAAAGCTGTGGAGCAG GTGTACGGCTCTCATGGCCTGAACGGTCCAGAGTGTCTGCGTCAGTCCTGCTGCTCTGTCATCGCTACCATGAACAAGATGGCTACAGCTATGCAGGAAGGAGAGTATGATGCCGACAAACCTCAGGGCAAG ACTCCTCCTGTGGAAACTAGAGCAGCCACTGTCAGGGCCGAGATGACCGACGCTGAAGGTCTGGGAGTTAAACtggaagacagagaaacagtcaTCAAGGAGCTGAAGAAATCCCTCAAGATCAAG GGTGAGGAGCTGAGTGAAGCCAGTGTCCGTCTGAGCCTGCTGGAGAAGAAGCTGGACACCTCCACCAAAGACGCAGATGAACGGGTGGAGAAGATTCAGACCAAACTGGACGAGAACCTCGCGCtgctgaagaagaaagaaaa GGAATTTGAGGAGACGATGGATGCTCTGCAGGCTGATATCGACCAGCTGGAGGCAGAGAAGGCAGAGCTGAAGCAACGCATTAATAACCAATCAAAGATGACCATCGAAGGCCTGAGAGGCTCGCCTGCTTCTGGAATTGCCTCAATTGTTCAGGGATCTGCAGGAG GTTTGCCTCCATCCCTGGCAGGGCCGGTGCAGGTGGTGGACTCCCCTCTCCTCAGGCAGCAGGTTGAAGCTCAGAGACTGGGCATTAAACACCTCaagaatgaaaacaacagaCTAAAG GCAGAGAAGATGAGAGCCCAACTGGCCTCCCTACCTCCACTCTGCCCCCCCAAACTGCCACAGGTGTCCAAGGAAAGCTCCGTGCCACCAGAGGGACTAAACACAGGCATCTATCGCAGGACCGACCAACTGCTTGCAACCCTGCTCAAGCTGAGTTCAGAGGTCAAAGTGGTGGACATTACTGGGAAgacaacag TTAGTGCCAGCGCTCAGCTGCTGGAGCAGACCGCT
- the LOC122973729 gene encoding dynactin subunit 1-like isoform X7 yields the protein MSSGGTIESGKPPKIGSVVEVTGKGQRGTVAYIGATLFASGKWVGVILDEAKGKNDGTVQGKRYFTCEENHGIFVRQSQIQVVEDGSTATSPDIPESGTTKTLRQKDIPETPKTTKQASRESLSSSLSGDVSEAGLPSHQGALGAPVVPQPSGSPAAVATPGPAAQSKVEPSMSKQEEESLRAQVKDLEEKLETLKMKRTEDKAKLKELEKHKIQLEQLQEWKTKMQEQQTDLQKQLKEAKKEAREAQEAKDRYMEEMSDTADAIEMATLDKEMAEERAESLQVEVDSLKEKVEELSMDLEILRHEISEKGSDGAASSYHVKQLEEQNGRLKEALVRMRDLSASEKQEHVKLQKQMEKKNTELETLRTQKEKLQEEVKQGEATIDELKEQVDAALGSEEMVETLTERNLDLEEKVRELRETVTDLEAINEMNDELQENCRETEMELREQLDLSAAKVREAEKRVEAAQETVADYQQTISKYRELTSSLQEANRELISQQNANAEQVQQPPAELFDFKIKFAETKAYAKAIEMELRKMEVAQSNRQVSLLTSFMPDSFLRHGGDHDCILVLLLIPRLICKAELISKQAQEKFNLNGNLAQGTGLRGPPGEQRSFASGLVYSLSLLQATLHKYEQALSSCSVEVFKRMGTLYSEMSFHERSLDYFIDLLHKDQLDETVQVEPLTKAIKYYQQLYSIHLADHTEDCTVQLGDHIKFTQSALDCMGVEVARLRAFLTAGQESSGLAVLLKDLDTSCSDIRQFCKKIRRRMPGTDVVGVPAALNFAPQVSETLTECRRQLTRVVAVLQEVAAAGAQMVAPLAEQEGLNALKLEDIACKAVEQVYGSHGLNGPECLRQSCCSVIATMNKMATAMQEGEYDADKPQGKTPPVETRAATVRAEMTDAEGLGVKLEDRETVIKELKKSLKIKGEELSEASVRLSLLEKKLDTSTKDADERVEKIQTKLDENLALLKKKEKEFEETMDALQADIDQLEAEKAELKQRINNQSKMTIEGLRGSPASGIASIVQGSAGGLPPSLAGPVQVVDSPLLRQQVEAQRLGIKHLKNENNRLKAEKMRAQLASLPPLCPPKLPQVSKESSVPPEGLNTGIYRRTDQLLATLLKLSSEVKVVDITGKTTVSASAQLLEQTARLQNLSDALDKLKGEVAEHVVSYQPGAKASSDFATFPVSSFVKAKEEKQGGTVFVGRVAIPCTHGQEQVHRLVLSQQQLHKVHRLLMA from the exons ATGAGCAGCGGAGGAACCATAGAGAGTGGTAAACCTCCAAAG ATTGGCTCGGTAGTGGAGGTGACAGGAAAGGGTCAGCGTGGTACTGTTGCCTACATCGGTGCTACCCTCTTTGCCTCCGGGAAATGGGTGGGTGTCATACTGGATGAGGCCAAAGGCAAGAACGATGGCACCGTACAGGGGAAACGCTACTTCACCTGTGAGGAAAATCATGGGATATTTGTCAGACAGTCCCAG ATCCAGGTGGTGGAAGACGGCTCCACTGCTACCTCACCAGATATTCCTGAGTCTGGCACTACCAAGACACTCAGACAAAAAG ACATTCCCGAGACTCCTAAAACAACCAAACAG GCGTCTCGTGAGAGTCTGTCGTCCTCTCTGTCCGGTGATGTCAGTGAGGCGGGCCTGCCCTCCCACCAGGGTGCACTGGGGGCCCCTGTCGTGCCTCAGCCCAGCGGGTCGCCGGCAGCAGTGGCAACCCCGGGCCCTGCTGCTCAAAGCAAG GTGGAACCGTCCATGTCCAAGCAG GAAGAGGAGTCACTGCGAGCCCAGGTCAAGGACTTGGAGGAGAAGCTGGAGACGCTGAAGATGAAGCGGACTGAGGATAAAGCCAAACTAAAGGAACTCGAGAAACACAAGATCCAGCTGGAGCAACTTCAGGAGTGGAAGACCAAAATGCAGGAGCAGCAGACCGATCTGCAAAAACAACTCAAGGAGGCCAAGAAG gAAGCACGTGAGGCACAGGAGGCCAAGGACCGCTACATGGAAGAGATGTCAGACACTGCAGACGCCATCGAGATGGCCACACTGGACAAAGAGATGGCTGAAGAACGGGCCGAGTCACTGCAAGTGGAGGTGGACTCATTGAAGGAGAAAGTGGAGGAGCTCTCCATGGACCTGGAGATCCTTAGACATGAGATATCAGAGAAAG GATCAGATGGAGCCGCCTCAAGTTACCATGTCAAACAGCTGGAGGAGCAGAATGGCAGACTTAAGGAGGCTTTGGTCAG GATGCGTGACCTGTCTGCATCAGAGAAACAGGAGCATGTGAAGCTGCAGAAGCAGATGGAGAAGAAGAACACTGAGCTGGAGACTCTGAGGACCCAGAAGGAAAAACTGCAGGAGGAGGTTAAGCAAGGGGAGGCCACAATCGATGAACTGAAAGAGCAG GTGGATGCAGCTCTGGGGTCAGAAGAGATGGTGGAGACCCTGACAGAGAGGAACCTCGACCTGGAGGAGAAAGTCAGAGAGCTGAGAGAAACTGTGACTGATTTG GAGGCGATCAACGAGATGAATGATGAGCTCCAGGAGAACTGCAGGGAGACGGAAATGGAGCTGAGGGAGCAGTTGGACTTGAGTGCAGCGAAGGtcagagaggcagaaaaaagagTGGAGGCCGCACAGGAGACTGTAGCTGATTACCAGCAGACCATCAGCAAATACAGAGAGCTCACCAGCAGCCTACAG gagGCCAACAGAGAGCTGATCAGCCAGCAGAACGCCAACGCTGAACAGGTTCAGCAACCTCCTGCAGAGCTGTTTGACTTCAAGATCAAGTTTGCAGAGACCAAGGCTTATGCCAAG GCCATTGAGATGGAGCTGAGGAAAATGGAAGTGGCTCAGTCGAACAGACAGGTATCCCTCCTCACCTCCTTCATGCCAGACTCCTTCCTCCGTCACGGCGGAGACCACGACTGCATACTGGTGCTCCTGCTCATCCCTAGGCTCATTTGCAAG GCTGAGCTGATTAGTAAACAGGCCCAGGAGAAGTTTAACTTAAACGGGAACCTGGCCCAGGGGACTGGGCTCAGGGGACCTCCAGGAGAACAACGCAGCTTTGCCTCAGGGCTGGTGTACTCCCTCAGCCTGCTGCAGGCCACCCTGCACAAATATGAACA GGCTCTGAGTTCCTGCAGCGTAGAGGTTTTTAAGCGCATGGGCACACTCTACTCTGAAATGAGCTTCCATGAGCGCTCTCTGGACTATTTCATCGACCTGCTGCATAAAGACCAGCTGGATGAGACTGTTCAGGTGGAACCCCTGACTAAGGCCATCAAGTACTACcag CAACTGTACAGCATCCATCTGGCAGATCACACTGAAGATTGCACAGTGCAGCTGGGTGACCACATTAAG TTTACCCAGAGTGCCCTGGACTGTATGGGAGTGGAGGTCGCTCGTCTGCGGGCGTTCCTGACTGCAGGTCAGGAGAGCTCTGGCCTCGCTGTGCTTCTGAAGGACCTTGACACTTCCTGCTCTGATATCAGGCAGTTCTGTAAGAAGATCCGCCGCCGCATGCCTGGAACAGATGTAGTTGGGGTACCAGCGGCTCTCAATTTCGCACCACAG GTGTCTGAGACTCTGACGGAGTGCAGACGGCAGCTGACCCGCGTGGTGGCAGTGCTGCAGGAGGTGGCTGCAGCTGGAGCTCAGATGGTGGCCCCGCTGGCTGAACAGGAGGGGCTCAATGCTCTCAAACTAGAGGATATTGCCTGCAAAGCTGTGGAGCAG GTGTACGGCTCTCATGGCCTGAACGGTCCAGAGTGTCTGCGTCAGTCCTGCTGCTCTGTCATCGCTACCATGAACAAGATGGCTACAGCTATGCAGGAAGGAGAGTATGATGCCGACAAACCTCAGGGCAAG ACTCCTCCTGTGGAAACTAGAGCAGCCACTGTCAGGGCCGAGATGACCGACGCTGAAGGTCTGGGAGTTAAACtggaagacagagaaacagtcaTCAAGGAGCTGAAGAAATCCCTCAAGATCAAG GGTGAGGAGCTGAGTGAAGCCAGTGTCCGTCTGAGCCTGCTGGAGAAGAAGCTGGACACCTCCACCAAAGACGCAGATGAACGGGTGGAGAAGATTCAGACCAAACTGGACGAGAACCTCGCGCtgctgaagaagaaagaaaa GGAATTTGAGGAGACGATGGATGCTCTGCAGGCTGATATCGACCAGCTGGAGGCAGAGAAGGCAGAGCTGAAGCAACGCATTAATAACCAATCAAAGATGACCATCGAAGGCCTGAGAGGCTCGCCTGCTTCTGGAATTGCCTCAATTGTTCAGGGATCTGCAGGAG GTTTGCCTCCATCCCTGGCAGGGCCGGTGCAGGTGGTGGACTCCCCTCTCCTCAGGCAGCAGGTTGAAGCTCAGAGACTGGGCATTAAACACCTCaagaatgaaaacaacagaCTAAAG GCAGAGAAGATGAGAGCCCAACTGGCCTCCCTACCTCCACTCTGCCCCCCCAAACTGCCACAGGTGTCCAAGGAAAGCTCCGTGCCACCAGAGGGACTAAACACAGGCATCTATCGCAGGACCGACCAACTGCTTGCAACCCTGCTCAAGCTGAGTTCAGAGGTCAAAGTGGTGGACATTACTGGGAAgacaacag TTAGTGCCAGCGCTCAGCTGCTGGAGCAGACCGCT
- the LOC122973729 gene encoding dynactin subunit 1-like isoform X5 has protein sequence MSSGGTIESGKPPKIGSVVEVTGKGQRGTVAYIGATLFASGKWVGVILDEAKGKNDGTVQGKRYFTCEENHGIFVRQSQIQVVEDGSTATSPDIPESGTTKTLRQKDIPETPKTTKQSSTRRSAKASRESLSSSLSGDVSEAGLPSHQGALGAPVVPQPSGSPAAVATPGPAAQSKVEPSMSKQEEESLRAQVKDLEEKLETLKMKRTEDKAKLKELEKHKIQLEQLQEWKTKMQEQQTDLQKQLKEAKKEAREAQEAKDRYMEEMSDTADAIEMATLDKEMAEERAESLQVEVDSLKEKVEELSMDLEILRHEISEKGSDGAASSYHVKQLEEQNGRLKEALVRMRDLSASEKQEHVKLQKQMEKKNTELETLRTQKEKLQEEVKQGEATIDELKEQVDAALGSEEMVETLTERNLDLEEKVRELRETVTDLEAINEMNDELQENCRETEMELREQLDLSAAKVREAEKRVEAAQETVADYQQTISKYRELTSSLQEANRELISQQNANAEQVQQPPAELFDFKIKFAETKAYAKAIEMELRKMEVAQSNRQVSLLTSFMPDSFLRHGGDHDCILVLLLIPRLICKAELISKQAQEKFNLNGNLAQGTGLRGPPGEQRSFASGLVYSLSLLQATLHKYEQALSSCSVEVFKRMGTLYSEMSFHERSLDYFIDLLHKDQLDETVQVEPLTKAIKYYQQLYSIHLADHTEDCTVQLGDHIKFTQSALDCMGVEVARLRAFLTAGQESSGLAVLLKDLDTSCSDIRQFCKKIRRRMPGTDVVGVPAALNFAPQVSETLTECRRQLTRVVAVLQEVAAAGAQMVAPLAEQEGLNALKLEDIACKAVEQVYGSHGLNGPECLRQSCCSVIATMNKMATAMQEGEYDADKPQGKTPPVETRAATVRAEMTDAEGLGVKLEDRETVIKELKKSLKIKGEELSEASVRLSLLEKKLDTSTKDADERVEKIQTKLDENLALLKKKEKEFEETMDALQADIDQLEAEKAELKQRINNQSKMTIEGLRGSPASGIASIVQGSAGGLPPSLAGPVQVVDSPLLRQQVEAQRLGIKHLKNENNRLKAEKMRAQLASLPPLCPPKLPQVSKESSVPPEGLNTGIYRRTDQLLATLLKLSSEVKVVDITGKTTVSASAQLLEQTARLQNLSDALDKLKGEVAEHVVSYQPGAKASSDFATFPVSSFVKAKEEKQGGTVFVGRVAIPCTHGQEQVHRLVLSQQQLHKVHRLLMA, from the exons ATGAGCAGCGGAGGAACCATAGAGAGTGGTAAACCTCCAAAG ATTGGCTCGGTAGTGGAGGTGACAGGAAAGGGTCAGCGTGGTACTGTTGCCTACATCGGTGCTACCCTCTTTGCCTCCGGGAAATGGGTGGGTGTCATACTGGATGAGGCCAAAGGCAAGAACGATGGCACCGTACAGGGGAAACGCTACTTCACCTGTGAGGAAAATCATGGGATATTTGTCAGACAGTCCCAG ATCCAGGTGGTGGAAGACGGCTCCACTGCTACCTCACCAGATATTCCTGAGTCTGGCACTACCAAGACACTCAGACAAAAAG ACATTCCCGAGACTCCTAAAACAACCAAACAG TCCTCTACCCGCCGCTCTGCCAAG GCGTCTCGTGAGAGTCTGTCGTCCTCTCTGTCCGGTGATGTCAGTGAGGCGGGCCTGCCCTCCCACCAGGGTGCACTGGGGGCCCCTGTCGTGCCTCAGCCCAGCGGGTCGCCGGCAGCAGTGGCAACCCCGGGCCCTGCTGCTCAAAGCAAG GTGGAACCGTCCATGTCCAAGCAG GAAGAGGAGTCACTGCGAGCCCAGGTCAAGGACTTGGAGGAGAAGCTGGAGACGCTGAAGATGAAGCGGACTGAGGATAAAGCCAAACTAAAGGAACTCGAGAAACACAAGATCCAGCTGGAGCAACTTCAGGAGTGGAAGACCAAAATGCAGGAGCAGCAGACCGATCTGCAAAAACAACTCAAGGAGGCCAAGAAG gAAGCACGTGAGGCACAGGAGGCCAAGGACCGCTACATGGAAGAGATGTCAGACACTGCAGACGCCATCGAGATGGCCACACTGGACAAAGAGATGGCTGAAGAACGGGCCGAGTCACTGCAAGTGGAGGTGGACTCATTGAAGGAGAAAGTGGAGGAGCTCTCCATGGACCTGGAGATCCTTAGACATGAGATATCAGAGAAAG GATCAGATGGAGCCGCCTCAAGTTACCATGTCAAACAGCTGGAGGAGCAGAATGGCAGACTTAAGGAGGCTTTGGTCAG GATGCGTGACCTGTCTGCATCAGAGAAACAGGAGCATGTGAAGCTGCAGAAGCAGATGGAGAAGAAGAACACTGAGCTGGAGACTCTGAGGACCCAGAAGGAAAAACTGCAGGAGGAGGTTAAGCAAGGGGAGGCCACAATCGATGAACTGAAAGAGCAG GTGGATGCAGCTCTGGGGTCAGAAGAGATGGTGGAGACCCTGACAGAGAGGAACCTCGACCTGGAGGAGAAAGTCAGAGAGCTGAGAGAAACTGTGACTGATTTG GAGGCGATCAACGAGATGAATGATGAGCTCCAGGAGAACTGCAGGGAGACGGAAATGGAGCTGAGGGAGCAGTTGGACTTGAGTGCAGCGAAGGtcagagaggcagaaaaaagagTGGAGGCCGCACAGGAGACTGTAGCTGATTACCAGCAGACCATCAGCAAATACAGAGAGCTCACCAGCAGCCTACAG gagGCCAACAGAGAGCTGATCAGCCAGCAGAACGCCAACGCTGAACAGGTTCAGCAACCTCCTGCAGAGCTGTTTGACTTCAAGATCAAGTTTGCAGAGACCAAGGCTTATGCCAAG GCCATTGAGATGGAGCTGAGGAAAATGGAAGTGGCTCAGTCGAACAGACAGGTATCCCTCCTCACCTCCTTCATGCCAGACTCCTTCCTCCGTCACGGCGGAGACCACGACTGCATACTGGTGCTCCTGCTCATCCCTAGGCTCATTTGCAAG GCTGAGCTGATTAGTAAACAGGCCCAGGAGAAGTTTAACTTAAACGGGAACCTGGCCCAGGGGACTGGGCTCAGGGGACCTCCAGGAGAACAACGCAGCTTTGCCTCAGGGCTGGTGTACTCCCTCAGCCTGCTGCAGGCCACCCTGCACAAATATGAACA GGCTCTGAGTTCCTGCAGCGTAGAGGTTTTTAAGCGCATGGGCACACTCTACTCTGAAATGAGCTTCCATGAGCGCTCTCTGGACTATTTCATCGACCTGCTGCATAAAGACCAGCTGGATGAGACTGTTCAGGTGGAACCCCTGACTAAGGCCATCAAGTACTACcag CAACTGTACAGCATCCATCTGGCAGATCACACTGAAGATTGCACAGTGCAGCTGGGTGACCACATTAAG TTTACCCAGAGTGCCCTGGACTGTATGGGAGTGGAGGTCGCTCGTCTGCGGGCGTTCCTGACTGCAGGTCAGGAGAGCTCTGGCCTCGCTGTGCTTCTGAAGGACCTTGACACTTCCTGCTCTGATATCAGGCAGTTCTGTAAGAAGATCCGCCGCCGCATGCCTGGAACAGATGTAGTTGGGGTACCAGCGGCTCTCAATTTCGCACCACAG GTGTCTGAGACTCTGACGGAGTGCAGACGGCAGCTGACCCGCGTGGTGGCAGTGCTGCAGGAGGTGGCTGCAGCTGGAGCTCAGATGGTGGCCCCGCTGGCTGAACAGGAGGGGCTCAATGCTCTCAAACTAGAGGATATTGCCTGCAAAGCTGTGGAGCAG GTGTACGGCTCTCATGGCCTGAACGGTCCAGAGTGTCTGCGTCAGTCCTGCTGCTCTGTCATCGCTACCATGAACAAGATGGCTACAGCTATGCAGGAAGGAGAGTATGATGCCGACAAACCTCAGGGCAAG ACTCCTCCTGTGGAAACTAGAGCAGCCACTGTCAGGGCCGAGATGACCGACGCTGAAGGTCTGGGAGTTAAACtggaagacagagaaacagtcaTCAAGGAGCTGAAGAAATCCCTCAAGATCAAG GGTGAGGAGCTGAGTGAAGCCAGTGTCCGTCTGAGCCTGCTGGAGAAGAAGCTGGACACCTCCACCAAAGACGCAGATGAACGGGTGGAGAAGATTCAGACCAAACTGGACGAGAACCTCGCGCtgctgaagaagaaagaaaa GGAATTTGAGGAGACGATGGATGCTCTGCAGGCTGATATCGACCAGCTGGAGGCAGAGAAGGCAGAGCTGAAGCAACGCATTAATAACCAATCAAAGATGACCATCGAAGGCCTGAGAGGCTCGCCTGCTTCTGGAATTGCCTCAATTGTTCAGGGATCTGCAGGAG GTTTGCCTCCATCCCTGGCAGGGCCGGTGCAGGTGGTGGACTCCCCTCTCCTCAGGCAGCAGGTTGAAGCTCAGAGACTGGGCATTAAACACCTCaagaatgaaaacaacagaCTAAAG GCAGAGAAGATGAGAGCCCAACTGGCCTCCCTACCTCCACTCTGCCCCCCCAAACTGCCACAGGTGTCCAAGGAAAGCTCCGTGCCACCAGAGGGACTAAACACAGGCATCTATCGCAGGACCGACCAACTGCTTGCAACCCTGCTCAAGCTGAGTTCAGAGGTCAAAGTGGTGGACATTACTGGGAAgacaacag TTAGTGCCAGCGCTCAGCTGCTGGAGCAGACCGCT